From Pantoea sp. Ep11b, the proteins below share one genomic window:
- a CDS encoding lactonase family protein, with protein MTRLKPALALLPLLCSSPLWATTFVYVSNAESGTVSRYQLSEKDGGLKWQGDTPAGKKIMPLAASPNGRWLYGALRTPPYAIVSWRVTRPQGVLQKQAVTPVSASFPWITTDRQGRYLLAASYDSDIVISYRIDDKGVVTAQVTSEVKTGPHAHSVITDVSNQSLYVGNLGADRVLQYRFSADGVITPLGTGFVQGEKNSGARHSVISPDNRFLYNLAEMSGTITQFRRAADGSLTELKRWPNAVAKQYNLQHGVQRPAGYSDPTPRIWAADIKITPDGQFIYVTERTSSTVSGYQADKQSGELTLIGSWPVEKQPRSMAIDAQGKWLIVSGEKSAVIGSYAIDSARGTLTRVAEAPAGKGANWVTLITQ; from the coding sequence ATGACCCGTCTTAAACCGGCGCTGGCCCTGTTGCCACTGCTCTGCAGCAGCCCACTGTGGGCGACAACCTTTGTTTATGTGTCGAACGCGGAATCCGGCACGGTATCCCGCTATCAGCTCAGCGAGAAAGATGGCGGCCTGAAGTGGCAGGGCGATACCCCCGCCGGGAAAAAGATCATGCCGCTGGCAGCCAGCCCGAATGGCCGATGGCTGTATGGCGCACTGCGCACGCCGCCCTATGCGATCGTCAGCTGGCGCGTGACCCGGCCACAGGGTGTGCTGCAGAAGCAGGCGGTGACGCCGGTGTCCGCCAGTTTTCCCTGGATCACCACCGACAGACAGGGTCGCTATCTGCTCGCCGCCTCGTATGACAGCGATATCGTCATCAGCTACCGGATTGATGATAAGGGTGTAGTGACAGCGCAGGTGACCAGTGAGGTGAAGACCGGGCCGCACGCCCACTCGGTTATCACCGACGTCAGCAATCAGTCGCTTTATGTGGGCAATCTGGGTGCGGATCGGGTGCTGCAGTACCGATTCAGCGCTGATGGGGTGATAACGCCGCTGGGAACCGGTTTTGTCCAGGGTGAGAAGAACAGCGGTGCGCGGCATTCTGTGATCTCGCCGGATAACCGTTTCCTCTATAACCTCGCAGAGATGAGCGGCACCATCACCCAGTTCCGGCGTGCAGCGGATGGCTCCCTGACAGAACTGAAACGCTGGCCGAACGCGGTGGCAAAGCAATATAACCTGCAGCATGGGGTGCAGCGTCCGGCGGGCTACAGCGATCCGACGCCGCGCATCTGGGCGGCAGACATTAAAATCACGCCGGATGGGCAATTTATTTATGTGACCGAACGCACCTCCAGCACCGTCAGCGGCTACCAGGCAGATAAGCAGTCGGGTGAGTTAACGCTGATCGGCAGCTGGCCGGTCGAGAAACAGCCGCGCAGTATGGCGATTGATGCGCAGGGGAAATGGCTGATCGTCAGCGGAGAGAAAAGCGCCGTCATTGGCAGCTACGCCATCGATTCCGCCCGCGGCACGCTCACACGGGTCGCTGAAGCGCCGGCAGGGAAAGGCGCAAACTGGGTTACGCTGATCACGCAGTAG
- a CDS encoding EmmdR/YeeO family multidrug/toxin efflux MATE transporter: MQAIRRTAWYPKRRSYRTLYWREISPLAVPIFFENACVLLMGVLSTFLVSWLGKEAMAGVGLADSFNMVIISFFAAIDLGTTVVVAFSLAKRNGKRARAATRQSLAMMTIFAFVLVIAIEFWGHLIVDAIAGAADPKVKALALSYLQTSAWSYPAAAITLIGSGALRGAGNTKIPMLINGGMNILNIIISSVLIYGCFSWDGLGFVGAGLGLTITRYIGAIAVIYVLMIGFNASLKITLSSYFRRWNSSILMEVLGIGVPASIESVLFNGGKLLTQVFVAGMGTSEIAGNFIAFSVASLINLPGNALGSASTIITGTRLGRNQVFQAERQVRHVFWLATACLSAIALLTVPLAGLLARFYTSDPEVINVTKHLLWLNALFMPLWAASWVLPAGLKGARDARYTMYVSMFSMWGARVVVGYLLGIQFGMGVTGVWLGMFLDWTVRGIFFWWRLNSGKWLNRYQKMIEKTG, from the coding sequence ATGCAGGCGATCAGACGCACGGCGTGGTATCCGAAACGCCGCTCTTATCGCACGCTCTACTGGCGTGAAATATCGCCACTGGCAGTGCCTATCTTTTTCGAGAACGCCTGTGTGTTGTTGATGGGTGTGCTGAGCACCTTCCTGGTCAGCTGGCTGGGTAAAGAGGCGATGGCGGGCGTGGGTCTGGCCGACAGCTTCAACATGGTGATTATCTCTTTCTTTGCCGCTATCGATCTGGGCACCACGGTCGTGGTGGCATTCAGCCTCGCCAAACGCAACGGTAAGCGGGCGCGGGCCGCCACGCGCCAGTCGCTGGCCATGATGACAATCTTCGCCTTTGTGCTGGTCATCGCTATTGAGTTCTGGGGCCATCTGATTGTTGATGCGATAGCGGGGGCCGCAGACCCGAAAGTGAAAGCCCTGGCGCTCAGCTACCTGCAGACCTCCGCCTGGAGCTATCCGGCGGCGGCCATTACCCTGATCGGCAGCGGGGCGCTGCGGGGCGCAGGAAACACCAAAATCCCGATGCTGATAAACGGCGGCATGAACATCCTTAATATCATCATCAGTAGCGTGCTGATCTACGGCTGCTTCTCATGGGACGGTTTAGGTTTTGTCGGGGCCGGACTCGGGCTGACCATCACCCGTTATATCGGGGCGATTGCGGTGATCTATGTGCTGATGATCGGCTTCAACGCCTCGCTGAAAATCACGCTGTCGAGCTACTTCCGGCGCTGGAACAGCAGCATCCTGATGGAAGTGCTGGGGATCGGCGTGCCTGCCAGTATCGAGTCCGTGCTGTTCAACGGCGGTAAACTGCTGACTCAGGTCTTTGTCGCGGGCATGGGCACCAGCGAGATTGCCGGTAACTTTATCGCTTTCTCGGTGGCGTCCCTGATTAACCTGCCGGGCAATGCGCTGGGGTCGGCGTCGACCATTATCACCGGCACCCGTCTGGGCAGGAATCAGGTGTTCCAGGCGGAGCGTCAGGTGCGGCATGTATTCTGGCTGGCAACGGCCTGTCTGAGTGCCATTGCGCTGTTGACGGTGCCGCTGGCAGGGCTGCTGGCGCGTTTCTACACCAGCGATCCGGAAGTGATTAATGTGACGAAGCATCTGCTCTGGCTGAATGCACTGTTTATGCCGCTCTGGGCCGCCTCCTGGGTGTTGCCCGCCGGGCTTAAAGGCGCCCGCGATGCGCGTTATACCATGTACGTGTCAATGTTCAGCATGTGGGGTGCGCGCGTGGTGGTCGGTTATCTGCTCGGCATCCAGTTCGGGATGGGCGTGACCGGCGTCTGGCTCGGGATGTTCCTGGACTGGACGGTGCGCGGGATTTTCTTCTGGTGGCGGCTCAACAGCGGTAAATGGCTTAACCGCTATCAGAAAATGATCGAGAAAACCGGTTAG